A part of Mustela erminea isolate mMusErm1 chromosome 9, mMusErm1.Pri, whole genome shotgun sequence genomic DNA contains:
- the LOC116600282 gene encoding cytochrome c oxidase subunit 7C, mitochondrial-like has translation MLGQSIRRFTTSVVRRSHYEEGPGKNLPFSVENKWRLLVMMTLYFGPGFAAPFFIVRHQLLKK, from the coding sequence ATGTTGGGACAGAGCATCCGGAGGTTTACAACCTCTGTGGTCCGTAGGAGCCACTATGAGGAGGGCCCAGGGAAGAATTTGCCATTTTCAGTGGAAAACAAGTGGCGATTACTAGTTATGATGACTTTGTACTTTGGACCTGGATTTGCTGCACCTTTTTTTATAGTAAGACATCAACTGCTTAAGAAGTAA
- the ATP5MG gene encoding ATP synthase subunit g, mitochondrial yields the protein MAQFVRNLAEKAPALVNAAVTYSKPRLATFWHYAKVELVPPTPAEIPTAIQSLKKIVKSAQTGSFKQLTVKEALLNGLVATEVWMWFYVGEIIGKRGIIGYNV from the exons ATGGCCCAGTTTGTCCGTAACCTGGCGGAGAAGGCCCCGGCGCTGGTGAACG ctgCTGTGACTTACTCAAAGCCTCGATTGGCTACATTTTGGCACTATGCCAAAGTTGAGCTGGTTCCTCCAACCCCTGCTGAGATCCCTACAGCTATTCAGAGCTTGAAAAAAATAGTCAAGAGTGCTCAAACTGGTAGCTTCAAACAGCTCACAGTTAAG GAAGCTCTGCTGAATGGTTTGGTGGCCACCGAGGTGTGGATGTGGTTTTATGTCGGCGAGATCATAGGCAAGCGTGGCATCATTGGCTATAATGTTTGA